Genomic segment of bacterium:
CATCGGGAGTACCTGGTGGAACTCGCCGATGCGAGTCACGGGATGGTCCGGACCGAGGTCCGCTCCCTCACCAGTGATTCCCATCTGGGCCATGTCTTTCCCGATGGCCCCCCTCCGACCCGCCAGCGCTACTGCATGAACTCGGCCTCCCTCCTCTTCATTGGGGTGGAGCATCTGGAAGAGACCGGCTACGGCAACTATCTGCCCCTCTTCGGCCAGCTCCCCACGAAGCCGGGGAACAATCCGGAAGCGATTCCGGGAGTCGTGGAACTGGCGACTTTCGGCGGGGGCTGCTTCTGGGGGGTCGAGACCTTCCTGCGGGATGTCCCCGGGGTGGTCGCGACCTCGGTCGGCTATGAGGGCGGACACACCGAACAGCCGACATACAAGCAGGTCTGCAGCAAGTCAACGGGCCATGCGGAGGTCGCACTGGTGGCCTATGCGCCATCGGTCGTGAGCTACGAAACGCTGCTGAAGACGTTCTTCGAGTACCACGACCCGACCCAGCTGAATCGTCAGGGACCGGATGTCGGGGACCAGTACCGGTCGGTGATTTTTACGCACAATGCGGAGCAGGATCGGCTGGCGCGGGCGTTCATCGCGGATCTCACGAGTCGGGGCATTTTCCGTCAGCCCATCGTGACCCAGGTCCTCCCCTCGCAGACCTACTGGAAGGCCGAGGAGTACCACCAGCAGTACTTTGAGAAGCAGGGGCATGTGAGCTGCCATCCGCGTCAGCGGACGCTGTAACAGAGGCATACCATGCAAGTGCGGAGGACCGGTGCTGCACAGAGCACCGGTCCTTTGCTGTGTGGCAGAGTCAGGCGGAAGTGGGTCGCTGGCATCTGTCACCCTGACGCTCGATGTGGCCACCGGGGTGCGCAGCAAAGCAGAAGTCGCTGACTTCCTGCGACAGCACACTTCGCCGCTGTCGAGTGAAGAAACGCAGCGCTAGCGCTTCAGCAGATTCGCGGCGGTCTGGTAGTTCCAGGCCTCCCAGAGGGTGTAGATCCCGGCACCGATGAAGATGATGCCGACCAGACAGCCGATCGTCAGAATCCCGAGAAGAATCAGCATTCCACCGAGGAAAAATCCAATCGCCGCGGGCAACGTGTAGACCGCGTTGGTCTTGTCATTGCGCATCGCGAGGGCGACAAACGTGCCGTTCTTGATGGAACCGGCCAGGGTGACCGGGTCCCCATCCTGGATGTCCGGTACTCCCTTGAGTTTGATCTGCGCCGAAGTGTTGTCGACCCGGAAGGCCAGGACCTGGGCGGTCCCGACCGCACCCCCCTGGCGTCCCACCTGTCCGGACGTTTCCGTCGAATGGCGAATGTTGCTGATGGTTCCCGAAAGGGTGGTGAGGGCCAAGAGGGGATGTCCTTCTTCAGTAGGGTGAACAGCCTGCCTCACTATAGCGAACTCGCGCTCTACAACTTTGCTCGCCGTCCGCGAGCAGCATCAAATGCGGATGTCTGGAGGTAGCCGCAATGGCAATCGCCAGGCGACGATGTCAGCGCGTTTGCGATTGCAATCTGGACATTTGGTGGAGACGGCGGGAGTCGAACCCGCGTCCGAATCAGGGTCCACCACGTCTCTTCTTACGGGCGTAGTTCCAGATTAGTTCTTACATCCCCGGATGCTCTGGTCCCCTGGCCCCGGCGACGCCAGTCCGACTGGGGTTTCGGCACTGCCCTGCTCGGACAGACTCATCAGTGCCTACTCTCCAGTAAGGGTTGCACCTCACCCGACCCCTGGAGTACCAGGTCGGGATCAGCGTCGCGGTTTCTAGGCCGCGAGAGCGTAAGAAGCGTTGCCGTTTATAGGCGGTCCAGCGTTTTACGAGATGGCTGGGTTCTCGGCCCGAAGACGTAGCCAACCTGCTGACCGTCGAAACCGGTACGTCCCCACGGTGGTCGGCCTCCAGGGGGGTCGGACACGCTCCTGTCGCGACTTGCCCCTGTGCTGAACAGGAGTATACCAGCCACAGGCCGTAGCAATGGGGCATCGGTTTCCGGCAGGTCACAATCGCAGGCACCTGGAAGAAACCAACGACCCGCCCGTACGACCAAGTGGCTACCCTGCCAGAGGACAGCGACCGTTGCTCGCCACATCGATAACTCCAGCCAGAGTACACAGAAAGTGAGACCCCACCCCCATGCGTATCGCCATCACCGGCGCGACCGGCAACATCGGCAACGCCCTCGCCCGTCAGCTCCTGCAGACCAACGCCCACGAGATTCAGCTCCTGGTGCGCGATGCCAGCAAAGTCGCAGACCTGCTCGCCGCAGGCGCGACTGCCACGGTCGGTGACCTGGCGGACCCGTCGTTCCTGACCAGCGCCACCGCAGGTGCGGATGCCCTCTTCCTGATGATTCCCCCGAACATGCAGGTCCCGGACTTTCCGGCGTATCAGCAGAGGCTGGTGAGCCACGCCGTCGCGGCAGTTCAGACCAACCATCTGCCGCATGTGGTCCTCCTCTCTTCGGTGGGCGGACAGCAGCCGAGCGGGACCGGCCCGATCCTCGGACTCCACAAAGCAGAAAACGCGCTGCGCGAAGTAACCAGCGGTCTGACGATCCTGCGACCGGCGTACTTCATGGAGAACTTCCTCTGGAGCGCAGGGAGCATCGCGGCACAGGGTGCGCTCTACAACCCGGTCCCTGGCGAGATCAAAATCCCGATGATCGCCACCCGCGATATCGCCGCTGCTGCCGCTACGGCGATCGCCGGACCTGCGCCAGCCACGCCCCAGATTGTGGAGCTCGCCGGGCCGGTGGACCTCAGCTACCAGGAGGTCGCTGCTGACCTGAGCACCCTGCTGGGCAAGCCCGTAGCCCATGTCCAGGTGCCGGGCGCGGCTGTCCTTGAAGCTCTTCTGGGGATGGGAGTCAGCGCCAGCATGGCGGAACTCTATGTCGAACTGTACGAGGGGCTCGCGGCCGGGAAGATCGCGTATGAGCAGCCGGCGACCGTGGTCCGGACCAGCACCCCCTTCGGCCAGTTTGCTCAGGAAGTCCTCCTGCCAGCAATCACCGCCGCAGCGCCGGTCGGCTAGCGGTATCAAAGCCACAGCGCGAGAGTTGACCGCAGGGCATGATCCACTGGATCATGCCCTTGCTTTTTGCAGCTCACGTCTCAGTCCCGAGGACCACTCATGACTTCCAACACCGCCACCACCCATGGCTATCACTCCGTGACACCCCATCTCACCATCGCAGGGGCCACCGACGCGCTCAAGTTTTACGAAGCAGCGTTTGGGGCACAGATCCTGATGCAGATGCCGGCTCCCGATGGGCGTCTGATGCACGCCTCGATACAGATCGGCGACTCGAAGCTGATGATCGCCGACGATTTCCCGGAGTACAACGGCGGCAAGTCGGGCGACCCGCGTCAGCTGGGCAACACGACCGTCTCGCTGCATCTGTATGTTGAGGATCCCGATGCCTCGATGGAGCGGGCGGTGGCCGCCGGGGCGACCGTCATCATGCCCGTCCAGGACATGTTCTGGGGCGACCGCTATGGCATGTGCCAGGACCCCTTCGGCCATCGCTGGTCGATCGCCAAGCCCATCCGGAGCCTGACGGGCGACGAGATGATGGCGGCCATGCAGGATGCCTTTTCACGGGCACCTGAAGCGGGATAATCCGGGTCACCATGAGCGACATCGACACCCTGGCGCTACTGGAACAGCATCCGTCGCTGGAGAAGCGGACCTCCCGCTATGGCCAGTGCGCGGCCTGGTTTCTGGGGGCGCAGGAAATCGCGCATACCCATAAAAACGGCCGGCTTGATGTCCGGCTGGGGAAGTCGCGGATCCGGGAGCAACTCAACTGGCTGGAGGCGCAGGAGTCCGTGACCCTGCGCCCCCGGTCGGAG
This window contains:
- the msrA gene encoding Peptide methionine sulfoxide reductase MsrA, with the translated sequence MTDRTTWTLLVVLALAGAGIGSVLTRSTTAAEETMTPEELAPACETACGLPDSDEELRKLLSPEQYRIMKENGTERPFANEYWDNHKEGLYVDRITGTVLFSSKDKFDSGTGWPSFTRPVHREYLVELADASHGMVRTEVRSLTSDSHLGHVFPDGPPPTRQRYCMNSASLLFIGVEHLEETGYGNYLPLFGQLPTKPGNNPEAIPGVVELATFGGGCFWGVETFLRDVPGVVATSVGYEGGHTEQPTYKQVCSKSTGHAEVALVAYAPSVVSYETLLKTFFEYHDPTQLNRQGPDVGDQYRSVIFTHNAEQDRLARAFIADLTSRGIFRQPIVTQVLPSQTYWKAEEYHQQYFEKQGHVSCHPRQRTL
- the azoB gene encoding NAD(P)H azoreductase, translating into MRIAITGATGNIGNALARQLLQTNAHEIQLLVRDASKVADLLAAGATATVGDLADPSFLTSATAGADALFLMIPPNMQVPDFPAYQQRLVSHAVAAVQTNHLPHVVLLSSVGGQQPSGTGPILGLHKAENALREVTSGLTILRPAYFMENFLWSAGSIAAQGALYNPVPGEIKIPMIATRDIAAAAATAIAGPAPATPQIVELAGPVDLSYQEVAADLSTLLGKPVAHVQVPGAAVLEALLGMGVSASMAELYVELYEGLAAGKIAYEQPATVVRTSTPFGQFAQEVLLPAITAAAPVG